The genomic DNA TTTGGCTTTCCGTGTGCCTAACACGGACTTGTTGGAAACCCAATAGGGACTACCTGTCTTTAGCTGACTTTTATCCCGTGCAGGGGTTGGGCCGTGCAATGAGGAGAGCAGCTCAAAGATGGGTAGTAACACCACTTCTTACCCAACTAGGAAGTGGGATTGGGTATCTCTGTCGCTATAAGCAACTACCCACAGCATCAATAATTCTCGGCTCTCAGTGTGCCTAACACGGACTCGTTGAAAACCACAAACAACAGTTGCGCTGGCTCTCTGTCTACCTGTACCTATTTCATTTCAAATAAGACTAAGACACTAACTTGCGCAATAGGTTGCAGATTCAATAGTACTCCCTCGTTGATAAAAGCAACTACTGTTATTTTCTACGCCTGATTTTTGGCATAATTTTTGTCAACGTATATAGTCGGCGGGAGCAATAGGGGTTCAAGTCCCCTTACCCCCACTGTAGCTACTTAACTAAACCCGATCGGAGCGCTCTGACAGCCGCTTGGGTACGGTCATCCGCACAGAGCTTGTTGAGAATATTACGTACATGAGTCTTCACTGTGCCGACGGTAATGTAGAGACGTTCAGCAATCTGAGCATTGCTATAACCGTTGACAATTTCCGTTAAAACCTCCAGTTCTCTTTCTGTAAGGGGGGTAGAGGCTAAGATTTGCTTATATTCGGGGTCAGAAGCCTCGATCTGAACAGTTTTTACATCCGCTACCTTACGAACCTGATTGAGGACAATCTTAGCAATAGCAGGATCGACCCAGGAATTACCCTCTGCTGTCAGTCTAATTGCTTGGAGGAGGTTCTCTGAACTGGTATCCTTAATACAGTAGGAATCTGCCCCCGCTGCAAAGGCTGCTAGTACTGTCTCCTCTGTATCCGTCAGGGTCAAGATCAGTACTCTAGGAACCTTTTCTGGCGGTAACCCCTTAAGACGCCTAGTTACTTCCACACCATCAGCATCGGGCAGACCCAGATCAACAATTACTACATCGGGTTGGAGGGACTCTACTAAACTGACACCTTCCGCGGCGGTAGTGGCTTCACCAATAACCTCAATCCCCTGCTGTTGCAACGTAATTTTCATACCGACGCGGGTCAGGTCGTGGTCTTCGATTAGAACTACACGAATGGGACTCATAGCCACAAAACTAGCTTTAGACTAGTATACTACCTAACATTCATCGTAGGGTTCATTATCTAACAAATAGACGTATGGCTCTACCAGTTCAGGACGCTGGAGGAAAATTGCCCGCAGGAGGTGCCAGTCTTGCAAACTCTCAAACGGGTTGTCGTACTCATCCCGTTCTAGCCGGGCGGCAAGCTCTGCTACATCCCTGGCTGTGATTTTAGAGATGTCCACAGCTTTCTTCATAGCACGCTATGCCCTTCTAGCTACTTAGGAGCGGAGAGAGAGGGATTCGAACCCTCGGTACGGACTTTCGAACCGTACAACAGATTAGCAATCTGCCGCTTTCGACCACTCAGCCACCTCTCCCTATCCAGGACTTTTATCATAGCAGATTTTTTAGAGGAGGAAAATTTTTGTTAGGATGATTAGCATGCGCAGGCTCTACGCTTACTGGGATTTACTGTGGACTCTGGTCAGCCGTGATTTGGCGGTGAAGTATCAGGGGGCAGTGTTAGGGAATTTGTGGTCTCTGCTGAACCATTTATCTCAACTACTTATTTTTACGTATGTGTTTTCGGTAGTGCTGCAAGTCAAGTTGAATTTGCCGACATTGCCAGAAAATCGATTCACCTTTGGTTTGTGGTTATTTGCGGGTTTAGTGCCCTGGACGGCATTTACGACGGGCATAGTGCAAGCAGCGGGTTCTGTAGTCAATCAGCCTAACTTAGTCAAAAAAGTGGTATTCCCCTTAATGTTGCTCCCCCTGGTACCAGTCTTAGCAGCCTTCTTGGAAAGTCTGTTAGGGTTAGCGCTTCTCTGGGTGGCGACGATCTTCACTACGTCAGTGGTGCATGGTGCTCTGCTTTTACTGCCTTTTGTGTGGCTAACCCAGCTGGCGTTAACCGTCGGGATTGCTTATTTCGTCGCTGGTTTGACTGTGTTTTTACGAGATATTCCCCAAACGGTGTCGGTAGTGTTGAACTTGTGGTTTTACTTGACTCCCATCGTTTACCCCGTTGCTAAGGTACCAGTAGAATTTCAGCAGTGGATTTTGTGGCTAAATCCTCTAGCAACGATCGTGGAGGTCTACCGTGACATTATCTTGGTAGGAAAGGTACTACATGGAGGAGAATGGCTAGTGGCGACTTTATTGTCTGTGACAGCCCTGTATGGAGGAGTGCGGTTATACCGCCATTTGCGTCCTGCTTTTGCTGATGTTCTCTAGGGGGAGGGCGAAAGTATGCATAACTGGGAACAGATACTGCAACAAAAGCTAGAAGCTACCTACATTCATATACAAGATCAAAGTCAGCAACACCGTCATCATCCAGAAGGGGGTAGTGGGCACTATGCAGTAACGATCGTTTCTCCTCTCTTTCGTGGCAAAACCCTCCTACAAAAACATCGTTTAGTGTATGAATCCCTGGGATCAGAGTTGGGGACAGTAATTCATGCCCTCGCTATTCGTGCCTACACTCCAGAGGAGTGGGAAAACAGGGAGAAAACCGATCGGGTAGGGAATATGTCTTAACTCGTCTTAGACCAGAACTCAAATTAGTCCAGGTTAGCATCGCCTTTACAGAGAGTCGTTTCATGTATTTGCAAACGTTACTCTTGGGCTGTCCAATAATTAGACCCAGTTACAAGTGCCTCACAGGGGGGTACCCAGATTTACATGGACATTACTTCTGGTAACTTTGCCCCTACTTTCTCTTTACCTATTAGCAGAGAAGGTAGTCAAGATTCGCCAAGGTTGCAAAAAGCAAAAAGAGTAAATATTATTCTTACTTTTATGATTACTTGTTTTGAGAGTTTCAGGTAATCTGAATTTGCAAATAACCCCATAGTTAACTCCGCCATTTCCTTACTCTTTGATACTACCTTGCTCTTCCGTCCGAACCTCCCAAACCAATGATGGTTATCCTCTTTGTCTCCACTTTTGTGTGGACAGGATGAGCTTCAGGGTGTTTTTCCACTTCTGGTGAGCATGTCACTTCCCATCGAGATAGTCGCTTCATCATTCTCTTGAGAGGTTGACTATCACAACCTCCCACTTCCCCGTCAACGGGTCTCCCATTATCACGGTCATAAATTTGAGGCTACAAGGGCTAGAGTATAGTAACAGCACGACAAGGGTGAGATAAATGAGCTTTGAGATAAGTTAAGATTTTGGTGCTTTTTCAAGTATCAGTTGACTTTTGTACGCGCCCTGGAGGACTCGAACCCCCGACATCCGGTTTTGGAGACCGACGTTCTACCAACTGAACTAAGGACGCTCATACCTTTATCTTATCACTGCTTGGTACCTTTGCCACTACTTTCTATGGGACGATCGAAGCGCTGCTTGATTCTGGTTGCTTTACCCACTCGTTTGCGCAGATAGAATAACTTAGCCCGTCTTACCTTACCTCGCTTGAGAACATTGATATAAGCCACCTTAGGGGAATGGAGTAAAAATACCCGCTCAACTCCTATACCCTGGAATACTTTTCTGACGGTAATTGTGGCATTGACCCCTGAATGCCGCTTAGCAATCACCACTCCCTCATAGGGCTGGACCCTTTCCTTTCCCCCTTCAATAATTTTTACCCCTACCTTCACTGTATCCCCCACATATATCTGGGGTACATCTGACTTGAGATATTTTGCTTCTATCTGCCTGATAATTGTGGCGGCATCCATAACCGTGAAAATAAGCGACAATCCTTAATTGTAGGAAACCAGAGAACCACTGTCAACCACCTTTACTTTGAAACTGTGGTCTAGGAGTGCCAGTATTTTGTTGGGTTCAGCCAATTCTATAATCACATAGTCAGCCGCTGTACCCACTACTGTCCCCTGCATTTCCTGGCTTTGAGACAAAATGAGTACAGTTTGACCAACTTTTACCTCAGCGGGGTTGAGGAAAGCAATCACTTGCAGGTCATTTATATTTCCAATTTCTACTACGGAGTTGAGACGGAGAATTTGTCCCCCGATCGGTGCTCGAACTTTTGTTTGCGGTAACTGGGGACTAATCTGTTCCCACCGATGTGGTGCTGCCTGTAGTTCTGCCATTAGCTGCTGGTACTTCTCCCTCAAAAAAATTACTTGCCCCGCTTCTACCTGATCCCCTACTCGCACTAGGGTACGACTAATATCAGTAGGGGGGACGAGAGTAACGGTTTTGCCGCTACTGCGAATTTCCCCTGGAGCACTGACGTTCTTGGTACTTTTGCGAATGATAGGAATGTTGTTGGAGTTAGCAGGCGAGGGCTGTTCAATAGAGAGAGCAAGGCTACCCAGTCCTACCAGTCCCAACACGATCGATGTCTGCCAGCTTAGTTTGACCATACTAACGGGGGTGTGTAGACATAAGATGTTGCACTTCAGCGGCATGATAGGAACTGCGGGTCAGGGGGGAAGCCACCACTTGTAGAAACCCCAGCGACTCCCCGATTGCACGCCACCGATCGAACCGAGACGGCGGGATAAATTCCACTACCGCTAGATGTTTAGGGGAAGGTTGGAGATACTGCCCGATCGTGAGAATATCACAACTTACACTTCTAAGATCAGCCATAACCGCTATAATTTCTGATTCGGTTTCACCTAAACCCACCATAAGCCCAGACTTAGTATAGAGTTTGGGTGCCATTTCCCGTGCAGTTTTAAGCAAATTTAAGGATCGCTGGTAGTTCCCCTGTGGGCGCACTTTACGATACAAACGCGGTACTGTTTCTGTGTTATGATTAAGAACCTCGGGCTGGGCAGCAACAACAGCTCCTAGGGCATCCATATTGCCACAGAAGTCTGGGATCAAGACTTCAATAGTGGTTTGAGGCATCCTCTGGCGAATAGCTTGGATACATTTGACAAACTGACTAGCTCCACCGTCGGGCAGGTCATCCCGATTGACGGAAGTAATCACCACATGGCGCAAATTGAGACGGTAAACTGCCTCAGCTAGACGATCGGGCTCTGTGGGGTCAAGTCCTCTGGGAGTCTTATCAAATTCAATGTCGCAGTAGGGGCAAGCGCGGGTACAGGCAGGACCCATGATCAAAAAAGTAGCAGTGCCAGCGTGGAAGCACTCCCCGATGTTGGGGCAAGAAGCCTCTTCGCAGACTGTATTGAGGTGCAAATCCCGCAGAATCTCTTTGACTGCTCCTACTCGCTCTCGTTGGGGAGCTTTTACCCGTAACCAGTCTGGCTTAACAGTGGACATTTAGGTAAATTAACTTAATTATTTACAAATTTTAACCCAAACATCTCTAGCCTGCCAAGATTTGCAAGAGCCAGTAGGAGGGCATGTAGCTGAGGAGGGCATCGATCGCTTTCGCCATGGGTACTTCCAGGTCTCGGTTCTGCACTGCCACAATCAATTCATAGCACAGGTCAAACCGCACGCGGTCTTGGCGGTCCATAACAATAAATTTACCCTGGTTACTTTGGTTGAGCTTAGTAATTTCTGCCCGTCCTACCTTAGCTGTCTGTCTGATTTGGGGTTCCCGCACATCACGGATTAGGATAAATTGAGTATTGGGAAATTCAGGTAACAATTGGTTCCAGTTCTTGATGCGGTTGGTGAAATTACTGACATTGCCATAGAGAAAACCAATGGCATATGCTTTCTGCTCCCACTGCAGCAAAATATTTTCAGGCAGACTTTTCTTGCGGATAGGTAGAACGGAAATAGTAAAACCAGATTGCTCCTGGAAAGTTTCAGCGATCGTGCGTAGTCTACCAATATCATTTGCCTCAGTAATAATAGCATGGGGATTGTAGTTTGCTTCTAATTTTTGCTCTAAATCCTGCAGAAATTCCTTGATTTCTATTTCTATATCTTTGGTTGCTGCTACAGGTGGAGGGGAAATAATGATGTTTTCTGTATCTCCTTCATCTACTGCTGTACGGACCTGGGGTGTAAATATCTTATCCAGCGGCTCTTCTTCATCATCAGGTATCACTAGGGGCAAATTTGCTTGCATCTCTCTGACAGTATTTTCTAGGTTCGTCAGTCGTTCTTCAATTTCTGCTAACTTACTAGATGGTTCTGTATCAATCCCCTGGGTAAAAGTAACCTCTAGGGGGGGTAAAGGTAATTGGTGAACTTTGTGTTGAAAATACTGAGAAGCCCGTTTTAACACCGATCGGATGGACTTTTGGCTGAGGATTTCTGCGCGCTCCCCAGGTGTAAATAGTTCTTCTAGGTTAATGCCCGTTCCCTGATTGCGCAGTTGTAAAATTGCCCACATTTGTTCATCCGAGGGACGATTGAGTATCACTGTATCGGTAATTCTCTCCGTAACTGAAGGGTCAAACTTGTGTTGGAAGGACTGCCAGCGATCGGGGAATAAATTGAGAATCACTAAACAGTTAGGCACCTGGGTGAGAAATTCCTTAATGACATGCCCAAAAGAGAGGAGTAAAGCTTGATGATGACTGAGCCACAAACCTTCTAACTGGTCAAAGACAAAAATGAGGGGTTCATCTAATATGGACAAACGTCCAATCACCTGGAGAGCCTGAGTAGCAAAACTTTCTTGACTGAGTTCCTCTTCCCAATTAGGTAAGTCCACATCTGTTAATTCCTCCGGCAACATCACTTGTCCCGACAACCAACGTCTAACTACCTCCCGTTTTTGTACGTCCCGATAGCGACAGAATTTGACAATACCGCGCAAAATACTTAAACCAAATCCCCCTGCTCCATAGGTCTCACTCCACCAATTTAGGGTTTTGGTCTCGATGTATTGCCAAGTTCTAGCATTTTGCACTGTATCCCGCGAAATTTTGCTATACATACTGAGGGGGTCATGGAGTAGTTCTTGTAGAATAGACTGTCCTACTTTGGTCTGCTTATTCTTTTCTGAAGCTGCCACAATGTGAATGAAAGCATTTGCCAACAGATATTCTATCTGGGTATAGTTGGTGTCCAAAACTTTGCGAAACAGCGATTCCAATGTACAGCAGTAAATGTGATAAAAAATTGTCTCGTGGTTGTTGGGCTGGGGAATAAACAATAGACGATTTGTTTTAATGTAGGTCTGGGCAAGGCGCATCATCAAGTGGGTTTTACCCGAACCCGCTTCCCCAACAACAACTACCCCCCGACTCTGTTGGTTACTATCCGACCGCACTGCCTGCAATAGATTAGCCAACTGCTGGAATTCAGTAGCATAAACTGCACTGAGGTCAGCGTGTTGTTGGAAGGGATTATCGACCCTGGTGCTACTAAAAGGATTGATCGCAATCATAGACAACAAATGGGTGTAAAGTTGATAGGTGAATAGGGCATCATACTTAGCAGTGTGGGCTAGTTGGGGATTAAAATAACGACCGTTGACTTTGAGGTTGAGATGCTTGCTCAAATACTCTAGCGAAAAATCCGGCAGATAGGGTAATAAATTTTTGGCTTTGGCACGGGTACAAGCAGTTTGGTGAGGAGGATAGGGCAATTGCCAAAATTGAAAACTCCGCCGTAAAACTTGCAAATCGTGCTCAGCGGAGTGAAACACTAACAGCTGATTCCTAATGATGGCGCTGACTTCCTGTAAAATTTGCCCTAGCCCATTGGGGCTACCCACTTGTTTGTTGTAAATGACTTCCCCCCGATCGTTGACAATGGCAATATCAGTGAGATGGGGATGCCCTTCGGTATCAATTACGAGGAAACTACTCTCCATTTGTGTAACTAATGTCACTTGGTGCTAACGGCAACCTGTGGCTTATAATATAGGGACTGTGGCGAATTCAAGGCAAGGGTGTGCGCGAAAAGTACGAAGCGGTAATCGGTCTGGAAATTCACTGCCAACTGACAACGGCGACGAAAATCTTTTGTAACTGCCCCAATACTTTCGGTGCCCACCCCAACCAAAATGTCTGTCCCGTGTGCTTGGGCATGCCGGGAGTGCTACCTGTCCTCAATGGCAAAGCCCTGGAATATGCGATCAAGGCAGCTCTAGCCCTCAACTGCACGATCGCTCCCTTTAGCAAGTTCGACCGCAAACAGTATTTCTATCCCGACCTACCGAAAAACTACCAAATTTCCCAGTATGACCTGCCCCTAGCTACTAATGGCTGGCTGACCATCTACACGGAGGAAGGGGGGGAAAAGCGTATCGGTATTACCAGGTTGCACATGGAAGAGGATGCTGGGAAGTTAGTTCATGCTGGCTCAGACCGCCTGGCAGGCTCTAGTTACTCCCTGGTGGATTATAACCGCGCTGGTGTGCCGCTCTGTGAAATCGTCTCTGAACCGGATATGCGATCGGGGGCGGAAGCGGCTGCCTATGCCCAGGAACTGCGGCGAATTTTGCGCTACTTGGGAGTTTGTGATGGCAACATGCAGGAAGGGTCCCTGCGCTGTGATGTCAATGTCTCTGTGCGTCCCAAGGGCAGTACCAAATTGGGGACAAAGGTGGAAATTAAAAATATGAATTCCTTTAATGCCATCCAAAGAGCAATTGACTATGAAATCGACCGCCAAGTGGCAGCGATCGAGGCAGGAGAGAGAATTGTGCAGGAAACACGCCTGTGGGAGGAAAACAGCCAACGCACTATCACCATGCGCGTCAAGGAGGGGTCAAGTGACTACCGTTATTTCCCCGAACCGGACCTACCCCCCATTGTTGTGACCGCTGACCAAATTGCGGAATACCGCGCTTCTCTCCCTGAACTGCCCCGCCAAAAACGCCAACGCTACCAACTAGAGTACGGCCTCAGTGCCTACGAAGCCAACTTAATTGCTGACGATCGGGCGGTGGCGGAATTTTTTGAAGCAGTAGTGGCCACGGGAGCGGAACCCAAACCAGCTTTTAACTGGATTATGGGGGACATCACCGCCTACCTCAATGAAAACAAGCGCAAGATCACTGATATTCCCCTCACCCCCGCTGCCCTCGGGGAGATGATCCAACTGATTGCCGACCAGACGATTAGCACTAAGATTGCCAAGGACCTCTTGCCTGAACTTCTGAGTCAGCCACTGCAGGGAACAGTGAAGGATTTGGTAGCAGCTAAGGGACTAAAGGTAATGACAGGGGCAGAATTAGAAGCGATCGTGACGGAGGTGATCAACAGTCATCCCAAGGAGGTAGAGCAATATCGGGCGGGTAAAACGAAATTACTGGGTTTCTTTGTGGGTCAGGTGATGAAGCGCACCCAGGGCAAGGCAGAACCCCAAACCACCAATGACCTCATCAAAGCTAAGTTAGAAAACTAATCCACAAACACTCGTTTAGTGAGGGTGAGAGCTTCCACATCGATCAATCCAGGGGAACGGGAGCCACCCCTTGCTTTAATACTACTCATGCCCAAAGCTACAGAGAAGTAAGCGTTTTGGTGGGAGCGCTGGAAAGGAATGAAATGGTTGATATAGACAATGCCGCTGTTGACCTGACTGGCAAATACTTGGCTTTCTTTGAGGGAATCCGTCAAGATGCAATCACAGTGCCCGCTACTGTTTAAGTTAATCCAAGCGATCGCTTCTTCTAGTTCATCCACCACCTTAATCGCCAGAGTATTGTCCAGATAGGCTTCATGCCACTTGGTTTCTTCCTTGATCAAATTGTCAAAGGGGTCACCCAAATTCCAGGTCGCCGCCCGTACAATTTCACAGCCCCGTAGAGCAATGCCCTTATGATGTAGCTGCAACAGGAACCTGAAAAAGTCTTGATTGCCCAACCACGATCGGTGTACTATCACTTTTTCAATAGCACTGACGGGGTCTGGGCAACGCACCCGACTGTCTAGGATGATGCTTATGGCTTTATTGAGATTGCCAGTGGGGGCGATATAGAGATAGCAGTTCCCCATAGCGGCAGGCAGTACCGCCACGGTTGCCTGTTTCATAATCTGCTGGACATAACTAGGGCGACCATAGGGGATCACCAAGCGCAGATACTTATCCTGGGTGAGAAAATCTTTGAGCGCTGTTCCCTTGGGTACTTCCTGCAGTACAGCTGTCGGCAATTCGTACTTAGGCAAGACTTCCTGCAAAATACTCACCACTGCTTGCTGCGTCTGAGACACTTCACTGCCACCCCGCAGGAGGAGAGCATTGCCCACCTTCCAGCACATTCCCGCCGCCACAATACTCAATTCCGGAATCGCTTCATAGACCAAAGCCACTGTACCTACGGGAATACGGCGATAGCCGGAAGGACTCGATCGTTGGGAAATCGGACTGGGCAAATCCGCCAATTCGTAGAGGCAGTCGATCGCAGCTTGCAGCCGCTCGGGTGTGAGTTTCAGCCATCCCGTAATCAGCTCAGGGACCGACATTTCACGGCTGGCTTCTAAATCAAGAGTGTTAGCTTCCAGGATGTCAAGGCGATATTTTTTAAGGGCATCCGCTGCCGATCGGAGCAACTGGACATGGTTAGTAAACTTGGTGAATTCTTGCACACTGTTATAGGCACTTGCCAGACAAGAAGCTAAGTCCACCATATTACCAGCGCACCTGTGCCAGCATGTAGGTAAACAGAACAAATACCATGAGCATCATCATCGCTACAACAATCGGGGTCAACTTGGGGGCGATAGGCAGGAGGAGGATAACAAACAACAACGCCATAGCCAAGGCAATCTTCCCCGCTGTGTAAAATCTCAGCCCCCCTTTTCCCCCTTTAACCCGCTGCGCCCGCCAACATTTGCCATCCCAGTGCCAACAGCCTTGAAAGGGGTCAATGGCATCCAACTGCACTAAACTATTGCCATCCTCTGCCACCGTAAAAATGGAAGCACACTTATCGCAACCGAGGGCATCAGTGAGCATGATGGGATTTAGTCTGCCTTTGCGGGGACAAACACAGGGATAGGATTGTTGTAGGTCAATCTTCTGGGGAGGCACAGCAGCATTAACTCTATCTTTGGTTATTCTAACACTGCTAAAATGGACTATAATAAAAACTCTGTTAAGCGGACGTGGCGGAATTGGTAGACGCGCTGGATTTAGGTTCCAGTGTCTTTGACGTAAGAGTTCGAGTCTCTTCGTCCGCATCCTAGGGGGGGAGGCAAATCCTAATACCCTTGATGCTACTATGAACCTAGCCTGATTCAGGGGAGCTAGCTATGTATCGGTTTCAAGTGCGCGCCCATACTCAACCAGGGGAGTATATTGCCATAGTCGGTTCTGTACCCAAGCTAGGTATGTGGTCACCTGCCCAAGCCCTTCCCCTCGCCACTAATCCTGATATATACCCCCTCTGGCAGATCGAACTTGACCCCGCGCACCTTGTCCACGCAGAAAATCGCCTCGAGTACCAATATCTCCATGTCAAATCCCCAACTAAGGTGGAATGGGAATCAAAGTTAAAAAATCGCGCTGTGCCCATCGAGCCTACGCCTGAGATGCTGGTGATTGATAACGGCTATTGGGGCACGATCGAGCCCTACGCCTATAGCTATTACGAGTATGGCACTGCCCCTGTAATTTTGCCCCAAAGGGAAGGGAGTCTGAGGATTGTGATTGTGGGTAGCTCGGTGGCAGCGGGCTGCAGTGCTTGGAAGTTGCGGGGATGGGCATGGCTATTACAACAGGAATTACACAGGCGGTTTGGGCATCAGGTCTTACTACACGCCAAGTTAGGGGCAAACGTTACGAATATTATTGACTGGTTTCCCGACTTGGTGGCTAATCACCGTCCGGACATCGTCATCATTGCTCTATCTTTGGGGAATGAAGGTTTAGCTAGCGCGCCTAACTATGAATACAAAGCTATCCAAAGGCGGTTTGAGAGTGGCTTGCAGAAGTTGCTGGATATGACTAGAGCGATCGGAGCTTTGCCGATGTTAGGGGGTGTTTATCCCAACGGCCACTATAACCAGGATCACTACAACATTTTGTTGGAAACTCACCATCGCATGCTCTGTTGGGAAGTACCTGTGTTTAACTGGCTCAGCGCTTTAGATAATGGTCAGGGACGTTGGAAGCCAGGTATCTGCTTTGATCACGCCCACCCCAACAGTGAAG from Pseudanabaenaceae cyanobacterium SKYG29 includes the following:
- a CDS encoding response regulator transcription factor; protein product: MSPIRVVLIEDHDLTRVGMKITLQQQGIEVIGEATTAAEGVSLVESLQPDVVIVDLGLPDADGVEVTRRLKGLPPEKVPRVLILTLTDTEETVLAAFAAGADSYCIKDTSSENLLQAIRLTAEGNSWVDPAIAKIVLNQVRKVADVKTVQIEASDPEYKQILASTPLTERELEVLTEIVNGYSNAQIAERLYITVGTVKTHVRNILNKLCADDRTQAAVRALRSGLVK
- a CDS encoding DUF2555 domain-containing protein, coding for MKKAVDISKITARDVAELAARLERDEYDNPFESLQDWHLLRAIFLQRPELVEPYVYLLDNEPYDEC
- a CDS encoding ABC transporter permease yields the protein MISMRRLYAYWDLLWTLVSRDLAVKYQGAVLGNLWSLLNHLSQLLIFTYVFSVVLQVKLNLPTLPENRFTFGLWLFAGLVPWTAFTTGIVQAAGSVVNQPNLVKKVVFPLMLLPLVPVLAAFLESLLGLALLWVATIFTTSVVHGALLLLPFVWLTQLALTVGIAYFVAGLTVFLRDIPQTVSVVLNLWFYLTPIVYPVAKVPVEFQQWILWLNPLATIVEVYRDIILVGKVLHGGEWLVATLLSVTALYGGVRLYRHLRPAFADVL
- a CDS encoding BolA family transcriptional regulator — translated: MHNWEQILQQKLEATYIHIQDQSQQHRHHPEGGSGHYAVTIVSPLFRGKTLLQKHRLVYESLGSELGTVIHALAIRAYTPEEWENREKTDRVGNMS
- the rplS gene encoding 50S ribosomal protein L19, whose amino-acid sequence is MDAATIIRQIEAKYLKSDVPQIYVGDTVKVGVKIIEGGKERVQPYEGVVIAKRHSGVNATITVRKVFQGIGVERVFLLHSPKVAYINVLKRGKVRRAKLFYLRKRVGKATRIKQRFDRPIESSGKGTKQ
- a CDS encoding HlyD family secretion protein, whose product is MVKLSWQTSIVLGLVGLGSLALSIEQPSPANSNNIPIIRKSTKNVSAPGEIRSSGKTVTLVPPTDISRTLVRVGDQVEAGQVIFLREKYQQLMAELQAAPHRWEQISPQLPQTKVRAPIGGQILRLNSVVEIGNINDLQVIAFLNPAEVKVGQTVLILSQSQEMQGTVVGTAADYVIIELAEPNKILALLDHSFKVKVVDSGSLVSYN
- the lipA gene encoding lipoyl synthase, with translation MSTVKPDWLRVKAPQRERVGAVKEILRDLHLNTVCEEASCPNIGECFHAGTATFLIMGPACTRACPYCDIEFDKTPRGLDPTEPDRLAEAVYRLNLRHVVITSVNRDDLPDGGASQFVKCIQAIRQRMPQTTIEVLIPDFCGNMDALGAVVAAQPEVLNHNTETVPRLYRKVRPQGNYQRSLNLLKTAREMAPKLYTKSGLMVGLGETESEIIAVMADLRSVSCDILTIGQYLQPSPKHLAVVEFIPPSRFDRWRAIGESLGFLQVVASPLTRSSYHAAEVQHLMSTHPR
- a CDS encoding AAA family ATPase: MTLVTQMESSFLVIDTEGHPHLTDIAIVNDRGEVIYNKQVGSPNGLGQILQEVSAIIRNQLLVFHSAEHDLQVLRRSFQFWQLPYPPHQTACTRAKAKNLLPYLPDFSLEYLSKHLNLKVNGRYFNPQLAHTAKYDALFTYQLYTHLLSMIAINPFSSTRVDNPFQQHADLSAVYATEFQQLANLLQAVRSDSNQQSRGVVVVGEAGSGKTHLMMRLAQTYIKTNRLLFIPQPNNHETIFYHIYCCTLESLFRKVLDTNYTQIEYLLANAFIHIVAASEKNKQTKVGQSILQELLHDPLSMYSKISRDTVQNARTWQYIETKTLNWWSETYGAGGFGLSILRGIVKFCRYRDVQKREVVRRWLSGQVMLPEELTDVDLPNWEEELSQESFATQALQVIGRLSILDEPLIFVFDQLEGLWLSHHQALLLSFGHVIKEFLTQVPNCLVILNLFPDRWQSFQHKFDPSVTERITDTVILNRPSDEQMWAILQLRNQGTGINLEELFTPGERAEILSQKSIRSVLKRASQYFQHKVHQLPLPPLEVTFTQGIDTEPSSKLAEIEERLTNLENTVREMQANLPLVIPDDEEEPLDKIFTPQVRTAVDEGDTENIIISPPPVAATKDIEIEIKEFLQDLEQKLEANYNPHAIITEANDIGRLRTIAETFQEQSGFTISVLPIRKKSLPENILLQWEQKAYAIGFLYGNVSNFTNRIKNWNQLLPEFPNTQFILIRDVREPQIRQTAKVGRAEITKLNQSNQGKFIVMDRQDRVRFDLCYELIVAVQNRDLEVPMAKAIDALLSYMPSYWLLQILAG
- the gatB gene encoding Asp-tRNA(Asn)/Glu-tRNA(Gln) amidotransferase subunit GatB, which translates into the protein MREKYEAVIGLEIHCQLTTATKIFCNCPNTFGAHPNQNVCPVCLGMPGVLPVLNGKALEYAIKAALALNCTIAPFSKFDRKQYFYPDLPKNYQISQYDLPLATNGWLTIYTEEGGEKRIGITRLHMEEDAGKLVHAGSDRLAGSSYSLVDYNRAGVPLCEIVSEPDMRSGAEAAAYAQELRRILRYLGVCDGNMQEGSLRCDVNVSVRPKGSTKLGTKVEIKNMNSFNAIQRAIDYEIDRQVAAIEAGERIVQETRLWEENSQRTITMRVKEGSSDYRYFPEPDLPPIVVTADQIAEYRASLPELPRQKRQRYQLEYGLSAYEANLIADDRAVAEFFEAVVATGAEPKPAFNWIMGDITAYLNENKRKITDIPLTPAALGEMIQLIADQTISTKIAKDLLPELLSQPLQGTVKDLVAAKGLKVMTGAELEAIVTEVINSHPKEVEQYRAGKTKLLGFFVGQVMKRTQGKAEPQTTNDLIKAKLEN
- a CDS encoding aldehyde dehydrogenase family protein; this translates as MVDLASCLASAYNSVQEFTKFTNHVQLLRSAADALKKYRLDILEANTLDLEASREMSVPELITGWLKLTPERLQAAIDCLYELADLPSPISQRSSPSGYRRIPVGTVALVYEAIPELSIVAAGMCWKVGNALLLRGGSEVSQTQQAVVSILQEVLPKYELPTAVLQEVPKGTALKDFLTQDKYLRLVIPYGRPSYVQQIMKQATVAVLPAAMGNCYLYIAPTGNLNKAISIILDSRVRCPDPVSAIEKVIVHRSWLGNQDFFRFLLQLHHKGIALRGCEIVRAATWNLGDPFDNLIKEETKWHEAYLDNTLAIKVVDELEEAIAWINLNSSGHCDCILTDSLKESQVFASQVNSGIVYINHFIPFQRSHQNAYFSVALGMSSIKARGGSRSPGLIDVEALTLTKRVFVD